The segment TATCGTCACGTCTGAAACGTTTGCTGCCACAACAAGCAATTTTAGGCCATTTAGGCGGTGACGAATTTGGTCTGATTTTGCCAGAGCCAGAGCACAACCGCTCTGCGGAAATGTTGGCTGAACGCATAATCTCTTTGATCAACCAACCGTTTGATTTGCACCACTTCAGTAAGCGCCTAGCCTGTTCGATTGGTAGTGTGCAATATCCGGGCGACGGTAACGACGCTCGTATTTTGCTGCAAAATGCCGATACCGCGATGTATGAAGCGAAAGATCGTGGCCGTAACCGCCTTATCAAGTTCCACGATCAGATGAACAAAGAAGCGCGCATGCGCTTATGGCTTGAGATCGAACTGCAAAAAGCCCTTCAGCAAAATGGCTTAGAAGTGTGGTATCAACCAAAAGTGAATGCTCGTGATTTCAGCGTCAACGGCGCAGAAGCTCTGGTTCGCTGGAAACACCCTGTTGAGGGCTACATCAGCCCTGCGGCATTCATTCCTGTCGCGGAAAAAGCAGGTTTGATTGAACATCTTGGCCGCGTGGTCATGCGTGATGTCTTCGCCACGGTGAAACGTTGGAAACAACAAGGCATTCTTCCGGGACGAGTGGCGATCAACATCTCTCCAGAGCAATTTGGTAACCCACAATTAATCGACTATCTCGAGAAGCTACTGCGGACTACATCGCTTGATCCAAGCTGTATTACTTTCGAACTGACTGAAAGTGCGGTAATGAGTGATAGTGAACACACGCTGCAAATGCTTAACGCAATCAAGAAGTTGGGCTTTAACCTCTCTATCGACGATTTCGGTACGGGCTACTCATCACTGGCGTATCTTGCAAGATTCCCTATTGATGAACTTAAGATTGACCGTGCTTTCATTACTGATATCGATACGCTACCTAAGCAGATAACCGTAATCGAAAACATCATTAACCTTGGTCGCTCACTGAACTTATCTGTGGTTGCAGAAGGTGTTGAAACACAACAACAAGCAACCCTGCTCTCCAACCTGAATTGTCATTCAATTCAAGGGTTCCATTTCCATCGCCCACAGCCTAAACATGAAGTTGAAGAACTGTTCGCTAAGCACCGTCGCCACCGTAAATCACTCTAAGTGAGTAAATTTTTCCTTATTCACTGAAACCTGCCTTACATCAAATTGATATCCAGTGTTTATTCTTAAAATATGGTCACTTTTTCATAAAAATAAGTAACCGAGCAATGGAACTTCTCTGTCCAGCTGGTAATTTACCCGCTCTAAAAACAGCCATTGATTGTGGTGCAGATGCCGTTTATATCGGCTTCAAAGACGACACCAATGCCCGCCACTTTGCAGGGTTAAATTTCACAGGCAACAAACTGAACAAAGCCGTTCAATATACTCATGATCATGGAAAGAAAATCCATGTCGCCTTAAACACTTTCGCCCATCCAGATGGTTTTGAACGATGGACTAACGCTGTCGATCAGGCTGCGGATCTTGGTATTGATGCCTTGATCGTGGCTGACGTTGCGATTCTTGATTACGCTGCGAACAAATACCCAGATTTGGAACTACACCTTTCGGTTCAAGCGTCAGCAACCAACGTCAAAGCCGTTGAGTTTTACCACAACAATTTCAACGTTAAACGAGTGGTATTGCCTCGCGTACTCTCTATCCATCAAGTAAAACAGCTTTCTCGTAACATTCCTGAAGGCGTAGACCTTGAAGTCTTCGCGTTTGGTAGCTTATGCATTATGTCGGAAGGTCGCTGTTATCTTTCCTCTTACATGACGGGTGAATCGCCAAATACGGTAGGCGCGTGTTCTCCGGCGAAATATGTGCGCTGGCAAGAAACTGAGTCAGGCTTAGAGTCACGACTGAATGAAATTCTTATCGACAAGTACGCAACGGGCGAAAATGCGGGTTACCCAACCTTATGTAAGGGTCGCTTTATGGCGAACATTGATGGTGAAGAAAAACGTTACCACGCGTTAGAAGAACCAACCAGTCTGAATACGCTTTCGCTGTTACCTGAGCTTTTTGCAGCGAATGTTGCCTCGGTAAAAATTGAAGGCCGTCAGCGTAGCCCTGCTTATGTAGAACAAGTGACGCGCACTTGGCGCGCAGCGATTGATCGCTACCTTGCTAATCCTCAAAGCTATCACGTAGAAAGTGCTTGGGATGCCACACTTGCAAACGTATCTGAAGGCACGCAAACCACGCTCGGTGCATATCACCGAAAATGGCAGTAATCAGTAGTAAGGGGAAATTATGAAATACGCACTAGGCCCGCTACTTTATTTCTGGCCAAAACAAGATGTCGAAAACTTTTACCAACAAGCTAAAGAGAGCAGCGCTGATATTATTTATCTGGGCGAAACGGTTTGCTCCAAACGTCGTGAGATGAAACCACAACACTGGTTTGATATTGCTAAAGAGCTCTCTTCTGCTGGTAAACAAGTGGTTCTTTCGACTATGGCACTATTTGAAGCGCCAAGCGAAATCAACGTACTAAAGAAGTATATAGATAATGGTGACTTCGCGATTGAAGCCAATGACGTTTCTGCAATTCAGATGGCTCATGAGAAAGGAATACCTTTCATTGTGGGACCTGCCGTGAATACCTATAACGCATACGCATTACAGCTCTTTCTAAAGCAAGGTATGACTCGCTGGTGTATGCCTGTTGAACTATCACGCGATTGGCTTAACAACGTTTTGCTTCAGTGTGAAAAAATCGGTATTCGCAATCAATTTGAAGTGGAAGTCTTTAGTCACGGCTATCTCCCTCTCGCCTATTCAGCTCGCTGTTTTACTGCTCGCGCAGAGAACAGAGCTAAAGATGAATGCGAAACCTGCTGTATTAAGTATCCAACCGGTATTCAAGTCAGCAGTCAGGAAGGTCAATCCGTTTTCAACTTAAACGGTATCCAAACTCAGTCTGGCTATTGTTATAACCTGATGAACGACTTACCGAGCATGGAAGGATTAGTGGATGTGGTTCGTTTAAGTCCTCTGGGTGTCGAAACCTTTCAGCACTTAAACAACTTCAAACAAAACGAACATGGTGGTCATCCAACCAAGTTAGAGAGTCAGCAATGTAATGGTTACTGGCATCAACTGGCAGGTCTGGAAGTAAAAAACATCTAGTTGAGTGACATTAAAAAAGCGAGGTTCCAACCTCGCTTTTCTGTATTTCAAATTAGACTCAGACAAACCTTACGGCTTACTTTGCCAACTAATTTTCTGATGCTTAACCAAACCAGCAGAAAGAATACACAGCACACCACCAAGGCCAGCGTAACGCACCGCAGTTTGCGCTTTAGCTTCAACTTTAGGTTTGGCATGGAAAGCAACGCCAAGACCAGCTGCTTCCATCATTACAAGGTCATTCGCGCCGTCACCAACAGCAACAGTATTGTGCATTTCAATATCAAACTGAGTCGCGAGTTCCTCTACGATATCCGCTTTGGTTTGAGCCGTCACAACATCGCCAAGCACCTTACCAGTCAGCTTACCATCGATAATTTCTAAGGTATTTGATTGAGCATGATCTAATTTGAGCATCGCTTTCAAATGATCAGAGAAGTAGGTAAAACCGCCAGAGGCAATCGCTGTTTTCCAGCCAAATGCTTGTAGCGTTTCAACCAGCTCTTGCAGCTCTTCCATCAAAGGCAGTGTTGAACGAACAGGCTCTAAAATCGATTCATCGGCACCACTCAGTTTTCCTACACGCTGACGCAGGCTTTGTTCGAAATCGAGTTCGCCTTGCATCGCACGCTCTGTTACTTCGGCAACTTCATCACCAACACCCGCAAGCTTGGCGATTTCATCAATACACTCAATCTTGATTGCTGTGGAGTCCATATCCATGACAATCAAACCCGGTTTTGATAAATCAGGTACTTCATTGATGCGAGCGTAATCTAGGCCTAAACCCTGTAAGATTTTCTCATGCTCGCCCGTCAGCTCACCGGACATCAAAGCAACTTCATAAGGACCGACTTTCCACGCATCTATAATGGCGTTGAAATAACCAGTAAAGAAATCAATGTCGTCAAACTGCTGCGCTGTTAAAAAGTGGCCAAAAACAATCCAGTTGGCTTTGCTTTTGTCTAGTTGACGAGATAAACGAGTTTCAGGCAGACGATTGATAAGAGACGTATGTTTTTTGATAGCTAGCATAATAGTTAAGGCATCCATGTCTTCGTATAAGCAGACGTTACCCTATTGCAATTTAAAAACGCAAGTCTCAATATGTGCAAAGTCTGATTTTCTTTGGATTAACTCGATTATGGACGGTTCTTTGTTCTCGTTTCGTATGGTTATTCGCCTACTAACCTTACTGCTGTTGATTGGCATGTTCGTTATCACAATTAAAAATAGTGTTGTGATCAGTAAAGGTAACGAACGTATTCAAGCAAACCAGCTAGAAACACTCACGAAGGTATTGATTACTCAAGCCTCGCTAACCGCAGGCAGAAGTATCGCAGAGCAGGATCAAGAGCGTCTGCTTAATCTCACCAATCAACTTGCCCAAGACCGCTTAGTATTTGATGCAACGATTTATGATTCTGAAGGTGTAAAACTCGCCTCCAGTGATTCAGCGTTAAGCGTAAGAGAAGTGCTTGGGTTGGATACACCTTTGCAAACGGCAAGTATTGGTCGCCAGCAACTTGTAGAGCCAGTAATGCATGATGGCAACCTGATCGGTTTTGTTCGCATTACGTTTGAGACCGGTAAGGTGACAGCAATTTCCGATCATCACTATCGTAAAAGTGATCGTTACATGTACCTAATGGTTATCATGAGCTTTATCAGTGGCGTGTTGTTCACTCTGCTACTGAAACGTAAGCCGAAGTCGAAAGGTGAAAACCTGCTGCTACAGAACGCGGAATAGAGTTTTAGTTGAGGACGTTAGCTAAAACGCATCATATAAACAAAAACCTCAGCCAAAGCTGAGGTTTTTTCTTTTATTCAGAATAAATAAGCGAATAGATAAGAAAGATTAGTAACCTTCTTGATCACCAATCAATACTGAATCTAATGCGATAAGCATCATGTCGTTAAACGTGGTTTGACGCTCTTCAGACGTGGTCGCTTCGCCTGTTTTGATGTGGTCAGATACAGTACAGATAGTCAGCGCTTTTGCACCGTATTCTGCAGCAACACCGTAGATACCCGCCGCTTCCATTTCAACACCAACGATACCGTATTTGTCCATTACGTCGAACATAGATGGGTCTGGAGTGTAGAACAGTTCAGCAGAGAAAAGGTTACCCACTTTAACGTCGATGCCGCGAGCTTTTGCTGCTTCTTCTGCCGCTTTCACCATTTTGTAGTCTGCAATTGCAGCAAAGTCGTGGTCTTTGAAGCGAATACGGTTCACTTTAGAATCCGTACATGCGCCCATGCCGATAACGACATCACGTACTTTGATATCTTCGTTAACAGCACCACAGCTGCCCACGCGAATCACTTTCTTCACGCCGTAATCTTTGATTAGCTCAGTTACGTAGATAGAACATGATGGGATACCCATACCGTGGCCCATCACAGAGATCTTACGGCCTTTGTAAGTACCAGTGAAACCAAACATATTACGTACGTCACACACTTGAACAACGTCTTCTAAGAAGGTTTCAGCGATGTATTTCGCACGTAGTGGATCACCCGGCATCAGTACGACGTCAGCGAATGCACCCATTTCAGCATTAATATGAGGAGTAGCCATTATCTTGTTCCTTATGATGTTAGATGCTCAAATTGCACCTTTACCAAACTGATAATTGGGGCTCAATGCTATCCTATTCACTAAGACAGAGACTAAGCCCCTAAGAAATTACAAAAAGTTCTTACCGTAATCCATTGGTGAAATACCAAAGTAGCTTGCTAGGCTTTGACCGATATCGGCGAATGTTTCGCGACGGCCTAATGAACC is part of the Vibrio diazotrophicus genome and harbors:
- a CDS encoding EAL domain-containing protein, with the translated sequence MPSQMPSQHLQHWFAKITSNSPFFFAILDDQHNYVMVNERYCDVSGLTATELVGMNDSQILGERFYNHLKGYYQRAFDGETLEAEMTLHDIDMEMSLHFSLSPIFSDKKDVEYIVFHAIDTSEKQILIRSLEDSENKFSTLTTLLPDGLLLVEDDFIISANPSAARLLGFEDTSDLLDEELSRLFIDEKTKGVFNAKLGELLTDNPLVCLTGPRCGFERRVQLHAGTTQILGSNSQLILIQDASQATKQLSATSHTDIHVDALTGLYNRLGFTKRLEHLIQNDTPLVMLYLDIDNFKNINDSLGHHIGDKVIQEVSSRLKRLLPQQAILGHLGGDEFGLILPEPEHNRSAEMLAERIISLINQPFDLHHFSKRLACSIGSVQYPGDGNDARILLQNADTAMYEAKDRGRNRLIKFHDQMNKEARMRLWLEIELQKALQQNGLEVWYQPKVNARDFSVNGAEALVRWKHPVEGYISPAAFIPVAEKAGLIEHLGRVVMRDVFATVKRWKQQGILPGRVAINISPEQFGNPQLIDYLEKLLRTTSLDPSCITFELTESAVMSDSEHTLQMLNAIKKLGFNLSIDDFGTGYSSLAYLARFPIDELKIDRAFITDIDTLPKQITVIENIINLGRSLNLSVVAEGVETQQQATLLSNLNCHSIQGFHFHRPQPKHEVEELFAKHRRHRKSL
- the ubiU gene encoding ubiquinone anaerobic biosynthesis protein UbiU codes for the protein MELLCPAGNLPALKTAIDCGADAVYIGFKDDTNARHFAGLNFTGNKLNKAVQYTHDHGKKIHVALNTFAHPDGFERWTNAVDQAADLGIDALIVADVAILDYAANKYPDLELHLSVQASATNVKAVEFYHNNFNVKRVVLPRVLSIHQVKQLSRNIPEGVDLEVFAFGSLCIMSEGRCYLSSYMTGESPNTVGACSPAKYVRWQETESGLESRLNEILIDKYATGENAGYPTLCKGRFMANIDGEEKRYHALEEPTSLNTLSLLPELFAANVASVKIEGRQRSPAYVEQVTRTWRAAIDRYLANPQSYHVESAWDATLANVSEGTQTTLGAYHRKWQ
- a CDS encoding U32 family peptidase, whose amino-acid sequence is MKYALGPLLYFWPKQDVENFYQQAKESSADIIYLGETVCSKRREMKPQHWFDIAKELSSAGKQVVLSTMALFEAPSEINVLKKYIDNGDFAIEANDVSAIQMAHEKGIPFIVGPAVNTYNAYALQLFLKQGMTRWCMPVELSRDWLNNVLLQCEKIGIRNQFEVEVFSHGYLPLAYSARCFTARAENRAKDECETCCIKYPTGIQVSSQEGQSVFNLNGIQTQSGYCYNLMNDLPSMEGLVDVVRLSPLGVETFQHLNNFKQNEHGGHPTKLESQQCNGYWHQLAGLEVKNI
- the serB gene encoding phosphoserine phosphatase; this encodes MDALTIMLAIKKHTSLINRLPETRLSRQLDKSKANWIVFGHFLTAQQFDDIDFFTGYFNAIIDAWKVGPYEVALMSGELTGEHEKILQGLGLDYARINEVPDLSKPGLIVMDMDSTAIKIECIDEIAKLAGVGDEVAEVTERAMQGELDFEQSLRQRVGKLSGADESILEPVRSTLPLMEELQELVETLQAFGWKTAIASGGFTYFSDHLKAMLKLDHAQSNTLEIIDGKLTGKVLGDVVTAQTKADIVEELATQFDIEMHNTVAVGDGANDLVMMEAAGLGVAFHAKPKVEAKAQTAVRYAGLGGVLCILSAGLVKHQKISWQSKP
- a CDS encoding YtjB family periplasmic protein; the protein is MDGSLFSFRMVIRLLTLLLLIGMFVITIKNSVVISKGNERIQANQLETLTKVLITQASLTAGRSIAEQDQERLLNLTNQLAQDRLVFDATIYDSEGVKLASSDSALSVREVLGLDTPLQTASIGRQQLVEPVMHDGNLIGFVRITFETGKVTAISDHHYRKSDRYMYLMVIMSFISGVLFTLLLKRKPKSKGENLLLQNAE
- the deoD gene encoding purine-nucleoside phosphorylase — its product is MATPHINAEMGAFADVVLMPGDPLRAKYIAETFLEDVVQVCDVRNMFGFTGTYKGRKISVMGHGMGIPSCSIYVTELIKDYGVKKVIRVGSCGAVNEDIKVRDVVIGMGACTDSKVNRIRFKDHDFAAIADYKMVKAAEEAAKARGIDVKVGNLFSAELFYTPDPSMFDVMDKYGIVGVEMEAAGIYGVAAEYGAKALTICTVSDHIKTGEATTSEERQTTFNDMMLIALDSVLIGDQEGY